Proteins encoded together in one Onychomys torridus chromosome 1, mOncTor1.1, whole genome shotgun sequence window:
- the C1H9orf40 gene encoding uncharacterized protein C9orf40 homolog — protein sequence MAKRRAAEPLTFRVPWKRLLLSDFPEEPPLWVPPPGSARPRKRQGDAGTMAEPAAAPRKRRGGGDGGQERQGRGLEPGEPPPGEQEEPRVSRAPGGGDGAGSAGSAADGTHVQPNEEFWQYNTFQYWRNPLPPIDMAALEDVIADSLTETLQDKNEVVEIDMES from the exons ATGGCCAAGCGGCGTGCGGCTGAGCCGCTCACGTTCCGCGTGCCTTGGAAGCGGCTCTTGCTCAGCGACTTCCCCGAGGAGCCGCCGCTCTGGGTCCCGCCGCCCGGGTCGGCTCGGCCCCGCAAACGCCAGGGGGACGCGGGGACCATGGCGGAGCCGGCGGCTGCGCCCCGCAAACGACGCGGGGGCGGGGACGGCGGCCAGGAGCGGCAGGGCCGCGGCCTGGAGCCCGGAGAGCCACCTCCCGGCGAGCAGGAGGAGCCCCGGGTCAGCCGAGCTCCGGGCGGCGGCGACGGGGCGGGGAGCGCGGGCAGCGCAGCCGACGGGACGCACGTCCAG CCCAATGAAGAGTTTTGGCAGTATAATACATTCCAGTACTGGAGAAACCCTCTACCACCTATTGACATGGCCGCTCTTGAAGATGTGATTGCAGACAGCCTGACGGAAACGCTTCAGGACAAGAATGAAGTAGTTGAGATTGACATGGAGTCCTGA